From Deltaproteobacteria bacterium, the proteins below share one genomic window:
- the ybgF gene encoding tol-pal system protein YbgF, which translates to MGKARFLVCVASLALITGCASKDDMQSVARRAYTLEQQQETVARSQARIDERLAFLETETGKKDKRIAALERALAEAERTQASDMQTMRDQVARFGVEIDALRSDFRKVTGEAEEAAHDLEKRQEAINRMEEIISRMDVRLSRLEDFVDVEGGRKPGQAPTSAARTQAPPPAAAPAVVPPGAPVVAPPVVPTVTEQAPPEVPAVPVETAAKSLNEKDLFAKGKEAVEEGKYEDARIYLTEFLSRFGGAKLADNAQYYVGETYFQEKWYERAILEFQTVIEKYPAGDKVPASLLRQAMSFESMEDKENAGLIYRELIKKFPKSSEATQAKKKLEGLK; encoded by the coding sequence ATGGGAAAAGCAAGATTTCTCGTGTGTGTCGCAAGCCTTGCCCTGATAACGGGCTGCGCCTCCAAGGACGACATGCAGTCGGTGGCGAGAAGGGCCTACACCTTAGAACAGCAGCAGGAGACCGTGGCGCGTTCCCAGGCGCGGATCGACGAACGCCTGGCCTTCCTGGAGACGGAAACCGGCAAGAAGGACAAGCGCATAGCGGCCCTGGAAAGGGCCCTGGCTGAAGCCGAAAGAACCCAGGCCTCGGACATGCAGACCATGAGGGACCAGGTTGCCCGTTTCGGGGTTGAGATCGACGCCCTCAGAAGCGATTTCCGAAAGGTGACCGGCGAGGCCGAGGAAGCCGCCCACGACCTTGAAAAGCGCCAGGAAGCCATCAACCGCATGGAGGAAATCATCTCCCGCATGGATGTTCGGCTTTCCCGGCTTGAGGATTTCGTGGACGTTGAGGGCGGGAGAAAGCCCGGACAGGCCCCGACATCCGCCGCGAGAACGCAGGCCCCGCCGCCCGCTGCCGCTCCTGCCGTGGTTCCGCCAGGAGCCCCGGTTGTCGCCCCGCCTGTCGTTCCGACGGTTACCGAGCAAGCGCCCCCTGAGGTCCCTGCGGTTCCCGTGGAAACCGCAGCCAAGTCACTGAACGAAAAGGACCTTTTCGCCAAGGGCAAGGAAGCTGTGGAAGAGGGGAAATACGAGGACGCCCGCATCTATCTCACCGAGTTCCTTTCCCGCTTCGGTGGGGCCAAGCTGGCGGACAACGCCCAGTATTACGTGGGTGAAACCTATTTCCAGGAAAAATGGTACGAGCGGGCCATACTGGAATTTCAGACGGTTATCGAAAAATACCCGGCTGGCGACAAGGTCCCGGCCTCGCTTTTGCGCCAGGCCATGAGCTTCGAGTCCATGGAAGACAAGGAAAACGCCGGGCTCATTTACCGGGAGCTCATCAAAAAGTTCCCCAAGTCCAGCGAGGCGACCCAGGCCAAGAAGAAGCTGGAAGGCCTCAAATGA
- a CDS encoding OmpA family protein, with amino-acid sequence MFLLTFTACVSRPGVDGSTGPIKAVECVSAPQPEAIVPVSSSSEQGAEASSSTEAEEVAASSLSSEREAGVSSEVAAVDDREAKFRATREEFEKALVHFDYDLALIRAVDIPILDKQAEFLKASPMVTTTILGHCDERGTADYNLALGQRRADAIKDYLVKKGIAADRMEAVSMGAEAPLDKASTEAAWAMNRRGEFIIK; translated from the coding sequence ATGTTCCTTCTGACCTTCACGGCCTGCGTGTCAAGGCCGGGCGTTGACGGGTCCACGGGCCCCATAAAGGCCGTGGAATGCGTATCGGCTCCCCAGCCGGAGGCGATTGTCCCGGTCAGTTCCTCATCGGAACAGGGAGCCGAAGCCTCCAGCTCCACCGAGGCCGAGGAAGTGGCCGCCAGCTCGCTGTCCTCTGAGCGCGAAGCCGGTGTATCATCGGAAGTGGCGGCGGTTGACGACCGCGAAGCCAAGTTCCGCGCAACCCGCGAGGAATTTGAAAAGGCTTTGGTCCATTTCGACTACGACCTGGCCCTCATCCGCGCCGTGGACATCCCCATTCTCGACAAGCAGGCCGAATTCCTCAAGGCGAGCCCCATGGTCACCACCACCATCCTGGGCCACTGCGACGAGCGCGGAACCGCCGATTACAACCTGGCCCTTGGCCAGCGCCGGGCCGACGCCATCAAGGACTACCTGGTGAAAAAGGGCATCGCCGCAGACCGCATGGAGGCCGTGAGCATGGGAGCGGAAGCGCCCCTGGACAAAGCGTCCACCGAGGCTGCCTGGGCCATGAACCGCCGTGGCGAATTCATCATAAAATAG